A region from the Hydrogenimonas sp. genome encodes:
- a CDS encoding preprotein translocase subunit SecE: MEKVIDYINHAKIEISKVIFPTKLQVRQAFFAVFVVVTVVALFLALIDVIMSASLSALI, from the coding sequence ATGGAAAAAGTGATAGACTATATCAACCATGCCAAAATAGAAATCTCAAAAGTTATTTTTCCGACAAAACTGCAGGTACGACAGGCATTCTTCGCCGTCTTCGTTGTGGTGACAGTCGTAGCGCTCTTCCTCGCTCTGATAGATGTAATTATGTCCGCATCACTCTCGGCGCTGATCTGA
- a CDS encoding membrane proteins related to metalloendopeptidases, with amino-acid sequence MRLLYFYTLYLLLFCSAALSMPGDSPVPGGILVLPVDNNTTPVKFLDKRGTFFREKEQLYALLPVPLETAPGRYKAYIGADVLREVEIEGKEYAVQRLKIKNRRKVEPNREDMKRIAKERKRKRRAKSFRSPGLANVDFIWPLEGIVSSPFGLRRVFNGKPGSPHKGIDIAAPKGEPVVAAADGTVVDAGSFFFSGNLVFIEHNGGLVTVYAHLDKIAVHPGERLKRGDIVGYVGSTGRVTGPHLHFGVMIDSVYVDPLLFLPIRHPSTPPAEKLSKISHSPTGAKSTP; translated from the coding sequence ATGCGCCTTCTATATTTTTACACTCTATATCTTCTTCTTTTCTGCTCCGCGGCCCTCTCTATGCCCGGAGACTCACCCGTTCCCGGCGGTATCCTGGTACTGCCTGTAGACAACAACACTACACCTGTAAAATTTCTGGACAAAAGAGGCACCTTTTTCAGAGAGAAAGAGCAGCTTTACGCACTTTTGCCGGTTCCATTGGAGACCGCTCCCGGGCGCTACAAGGCCTACATCGGCGCAGATGTGTTGAGGGAGGTTGAAATAGAGGGCAAAGAGTACGCCGTTCAGCGGCTGAAGATAAAAAACAGACGCAAAGTGGAGCCGAACAGGGAAGATATGAAACGAATTGCAAAAGAGCGCAAGAGAAAGCGGAGAGCCAAATCGTTCAGGTCGCCGGGGCTCGCGAATGTAGATTTTATCTGGCCGCTCGAGGGCATAGTGAGCAGCCCTTTCGGACTGAGAAGAGTCTTCAACGGCAAGCCGGGGAGTCCGCACAAGGGTATAGATATAGCCGCCCCGAAAGGAGAACCGGTTGTGGCTGCGGCAGACGGCACGGTGGTGGATGCGGGCAGCTTTTTCTTCAGCGGCAATCTCGTTTTTATAGAGCACAACGGCGGCCTCGTAACCGTCTACGCGCACCTTGACAAAATAGCCGTACATCCGGGCGAGCGCCTGAAAAGAGGTGATATAGTCGGGTATGTCGGCTCTACCGGCAGGGTTACGGGGCCGCACCTCCATTTCGGTGTGATGATAGATTCCGTCTATGTAGACCCTCTTCTTTTTCTTCCTATACGACATCCGTCAACTCCGCCGGCGGAAAAATTGAGTAAAATTAGCCACAGCCCGACCGGGGCGAAAAGCACTCCATAA
- a CDS encoding transcription antitermination protein NusG — MAHKWYAIQTYAGSEQSVKRAIEAMADQLGIQEKIEEIVVPTEDVIEVKNGQKKITERSLYPGYVFAKMDLDTDLWHKIQSLPRVSRFIGESKKPTPLSETDVANILDKVRNRAAPKPKISFEPGEMVRIVEGPFANFTGMVEEYDLEHGKLKLNVSIFGRSTPVEILYSQVEKII, encoded by the coding sequence ATGGCACATAAATGGTATGCGATACAGACCTACGCAGGCAGTGAACAGAGTGTTAAACGTGCGATAGAAGCGATGGCCGATCAGCTCGGAATTCAAGAGAAGATCGAAGAGATTGTGGTTCCGACCGAAGACGTAATCGAGGTAAAAAACGGCCAGAAGAAGATAACCGAGAGGTCTCTTTACCCCGGCTACGTCTTTGCCAAGATGGATCTTGACACCGATCTGTGGCACAAGATACAGTCGCTTCCGCGGGTCTCACGATTTATCGGCGAATCCAAGAAGCCTACACCGCTCAGCGAGACGGACGTAGCGAACATATTAGACAAGGTCCGGAACCGTGCTGCGCCGAAACCAAAAATCTCATTCGAGCCCGGAGAAATGGTAAGGATCGTAGAGGGTCCGTTCGCAAACTTCACCGGCATGGTCGAAGAGTATGACCTTGAGCACGGTAAACTGAAACTGAATGTATCGATCTTCGGCAGGAGTACTCCGGTCGAGATCCTATATTCTCAAGTCGAAAAAATAATCTAA
- a CDS encoding LSU ribosomal protein L11p, translated as MAKKVVDEFKLQIPAGKANPSPPVGPALGQRGVNIMEFCKAFNEKTKDMMGYNIPVVITVYSDRSFTFITKKPPVTDLIKKEINLQKGSDNPLKNKVGKITREQILNIVKTKMDDLNAHDEDAAAKIIEGSCRSMGVEVID; from the coding sequence ATGGCTAAAAAAGTTGTTGATGAATTCAAGCTGCAGATTCCTGCCGGCAAAGCAAACCCGTCGCCTCCGGTCGGCCCTGCTCTCGGACAGCGCGGAGTGAACATTATGGAGTTCTGCAAAGCGTTCAACGAGAAGACAAAAGATATGATGGGCTACAACATTCCCGTCGTAATTACCGTCTACTCAGACCGCAGCTTTACTTTTATAACGAAAAAACCTCCTGTTACTGACCTGATCAAAAAAGAGATAAATCTGCAGAAGGGTAGTGACAATCCGCTTAAGAACAAAGTAGGAAAGATCACCAGAGAGCAGATTCTCAACATCGTAAAAACAAAAATGGACGATCTCAACGCTCATGACGAAGATGCCGCCGCCAAGATTATCGAAGGCAGCTGCAGAAGCATGGGTGTAGAGGTTATCGACTGA
- a CDS encoding ferredoxin--nitrite reductase: MLPAQHLTLKKFEQFKAAMRPYDYFEMLDTLDFESLGEGDRFYLQCFGIYNSELEEETFMLRIRTAGGRIKAEHFSSIAGIVKEHDLQMVLTARAGIQLHGLEPDNILEVFKEVNAMDGLTTWQTFGDNIRNVVTDPYDGRGRSCEIEVYPLIERMQSFFIRNPDLVGMLPRRVSTGITGMRQNAMPLFSNDLLFALAKRDNGFGFNVYIGGKNTEVAMSADIFLKPDEAVPFFEALILAFNRYGSREKRTRSRLFHMIEDIGMEGLKQKISEFYEKPWAQEGELLLQKRDFEDFEELADGSFGYRYRTDYGVVGPEEFEAIAAFVKESGAEVRLGIDQQIYILGLRNREVPFERRDTAPTVVACAGSEYCPFSYWSIKDESHMLPQKEIEECGVIVGFSGCLKGCGRHKHADIGIVGLRSSRFGRDDRSARIFLGAEYTSGRRAAEAVFQSVPLSEMGRVVSLVLKEFRESGCATFEEFSAKVMNRFEPEFLNLWFMAKLESGSDAKLRADMDGMELLMRNFEDKEYLDIAKEKGFSEAAAYIVKDMWYEQEAPQVHHVKPSERRSR, from the coding sequence ATGTTACCCGCTCAGCACCTGACGCTAAAAAAGTTCGAACAGTTCAAAGCCGCTATGCGCCCCTACGACTACTTCGAGATGCTCGACACTCTCGACTTCGAGAGTCTCGGAGAGGGAGACCGCTTCTACCTACAGTGTTTCGGCATCTACAACAGCGAGCTCGAAGAGGAGACATTCATGCTCCGTATCCGCACCGCGGGCGGACGTATAAAGGCGGAGCACTTCTCCTCCATAGCGGGCATTGTCAAAGAGCACGATCTTCAGATGGTGCTGACGGCACGTGCGGGCATTCAGCTTCACGGACTCGAGCCCGACAACATCCTGGAGGTCTTCAAAGAGGTGAACGCCATGGATGGTCTCACGACCTGGCAGACCTTCGGAGACAACATAAGAAACGTCGTCACGGACCCGTATGACGGAAGGGGGCGAAGCTGCGAAATAGAGGTCTATCCGCTGATAGAGAGGATGCAGAGCTTCTTTATAAGAAACCCGGACCTCGTAGGAATGCTGCCCAGACGTGTCTCGACAGGGATTACCGGAATGCGCCAAAACGCAATGCCGCTCTTTTCGAACGATCTTCTCTTCGCGCTTGCGAAAAGAGATAACGGGTTCGGCTTCAACGTCTATATCGGCGGGAAAAATACGGAAGTCGCTATGAGCGCCGACATCTTTTTAAAACCAGACGAGGCAGTCCCCTTTTTCGAAGCCCTGATACTCGCCTTCAACCGCTACGGCTCGAGGGAGAAACGGACCAGAAGCCGCCTCTTTCATATGATAGAGGATATCGGCATGGAGGGGTTGAAACAGAAGATTTCGGAGTTCTACGAAAAGCCCTGGGCGCAGGAGGGTGAGCTTCTGCTCCAAAAGAGGGATTTTGAAGATTTCGAAGAGCTTGCCGACGGGAGTTTCGGCTACCGCTACCGTACCGATTACGGCGTGGTGGGTCCTGAAGAGTTTGAGGCTATCGCCGCTTTCGTGAAAGAGAGCGGAGCCGAAGTGCGCCTCGGTATCGACCAGCAGATATATATCCTTGGACTCAGGAACAGAGAGGTGCCGTTCGAACGGAGAGATACCGCCCCCACCGTAGTCGCCTGCGCCGGCAGCGAATACTGCCCCTTCTCCTACTGGAGCATAAAGGATGAGTCCCACATGCTTCCGCAAAAAGAGATCGAAGAGTGCGGGGTGATCGTGGGCTTTTCAGGGTGCCTGAAGGGGTGCGGACGCCACAAGCACGCCGACATCGGGATAGTCGGGCTCAGGTCGAGCAGGTTCGGCAGGGACGACAGGTCGGCACGGATATTCCTCGGAGCCGAGTATACCTCCGGCAGGAGGGCGGCGGAGGCTGTCTTTCAGAGTGTCCCTCTTTCGGAGATGGGAAGGGTCGTCTCTTTGGTGCTGAAGGAGTTCAGAGAGAGCGGATGTGCCACTTTCGAGGAGTTCTCCGCCAAAGTCATGAACCGTTTCGAACCGGAGTTTCTCAACCTCTGGTTCATGGCGAAGCTGGAGAGCGGATCTGACGCTAAGCTTCGTGCCGATATGGATGGGATGGAGCTTTTGATGCGGAATTTCGAAGATAAAGAGTATCTGGATATCGCCAAAGAGAAGGGCTTTTCCGAGGCCGCGGCATATATAGTTAAAGATATGTGGTACGAGCAGGAGGCGCCGCAGGTGCACCATGTGAAGCCCAGCGAGAGAAGATCGCGTTGA
- a CDS encoding LSU ribosomal protein L7/L12 — MAITKEELFEYIEGLSVLELNELVKEFEERFGVSATPMVVAGAGGAEAGGAAEEQTEFDVILTSPGAKKINVIKVVREVTGLGLKEAKEAVDNAPTTIKEGASKEEAEELKAKFEEAGATVEIK, encoded by the coding sequence ATGGCAATCACCAAAGAAGAGTTGTTTGAATATATCGAAGGTCTTTCAGTCCTCGAGCTCAATGAGCTTGTCAAAGAGTTTGAAGAGAGATTCGGCGTATCCGCTACACCGATGGTCGTAGCCGGTGCCGGCGGTGCAGAGGCAGGCGGTGCCGCGGAAGAGCAGACAGAATTTGACGTTATCCTTACAAGCCCGGGCGCCAAAAAGATCAACGTCATCAAAGTTGTCCGTGAAGTTACCGGTCTCGGTCTCAAAGAGGCGAAAGAGGCTGTCGACAACGCACCTACGACTATCAAAGAGGGCGCCAGCAAAGAGGAAGCTGAAGAGCTCAAAGCCAAATTCGAAGAAGCAGGCGCTACTGTCGAAATTAAATAA
- a CDS encoding LSU ribosomal protein L10p, translating to MTRSEKEQLVAELTDAFNEAGSVVICDFKGMSVKELEEFRKIGYEAGLGARIIKNTLAKIAFENAGVEGIELHDTNMAVWGEDPIATAKAVAKYAKENDKFVIKGGVIGKEVVDAAKVIEYSKLLGREELLGMLLSVWTAPLRNMVCGLDNLAKKKAEEEAA from the coding sequence ATGACCCGAAGCGAGAAAGAACAACTGGTAGCGGAGCTTACCGATGCTTTCAATGAAGCCGGTTCCGTAGTGATATGCGACTTCAAAGGGATGAGTGTCAAAGAGCTCGAAGAGTTCAGGAAAATCGGATATGAAGCGGGCCTCGGTGCGCGCATCATCAAGAACACTCTTGCCAAGATCGCATTCGAAAATGCCGGAGTCGAAGGGATCGAACTTCACGACACCAATATGGCTGTCTGGGGTGAAGACCCTATAGCTACCGCAAAAGCTGTTGCCAAATACGCCAAAGAGAATGACAAATTCGTCATCAAAGGCGGTGTAATCGGCAAAGAGGTTGTGGATGCGGCGAAAGTCATCGAGTACAGCAAGCTTCTCGGACGCGAAGAGCTTCTCGGAATGCTTCTGTCTGTCTGGACCGCACCGCTACGCAACATGGTTTGCGGACTCGACAATCTTGCGAAGAAGAAAGCGGAAGAAGAGGCCGCTTGA
- a CDS encoding LSU ribosomal protein L33p: MRINIGLKCSECGEINYTTTKNSKTHTEKFETRKFCPRCNKHTLHKEVKLKS; the protein is encoded by the coding sequence ATGAGAATCAATATTGGGCTCAAATGCAGCGAGTGTGGAGAGATAAACTACACTACGACCAAAAACAGCAAGACTCACACTGAGAAGTTCGAGACTAGAAAGTTTTGTCCACGCTGTAACAAGCATACGCTTCATAAAGAGGTAAAACTCAAAAGCTAA
- a CDS encoding translation elongation factor Tu, whose amino-acid sequence MDGAILVVSAADGPMPQTREHILLSRQVGVPYIVVFMNKADMVDDEELLELVEMEIRELLSEYDFPGDDTPVIAGSALKALEEAKAGTLGEWSEKILELMNAVDEYIPTPERETDKDFLMPIEDVFSISGRGTVVTGRIERGKVCVGDEIEIVGIRDTQKTTVTGVEMFRKEMECGEAGDNCGVLLRGTKKEEVERGMVLCKPGSITPHTKFEAEIYVLTKEEGGRHTPFFNGYRPQFYVRTTDVTGAITLPEGTEMVMPGDNVKIEAELIAPIAMEEGTRFAIREGGRTVGAGVVSKILA is encoded by the coding sequence ATGGACGGAGCTATCCTGGTTGTTTCCGCAGCTGACGGCCCGATGCCGCAGACTCGTGAGCACATCCTTCTCTCTCGCCAGGTAGGCGTTCCGTATATCGTAGTTTTCATGAACAAAGCGGATATGGTAGATGACGAGGAGCTTCTCGAGCTCGTAGAGATGGAGATTCGCGAGCTTCTCAGCGAGTATGACTTCCCGGGTGACGACACTCCGGTAATCGCAGGTTCCGCACTCAAGGCTCTCGAAGAGGCCAAGGCGGGAACACTCGGTGAGTGGAGCGAGAAGATTCTTGAGCTGATGAACGCCGTTGACGAGTACATTCCTACTCCCGAGCGTGAGACAGACAAAGATTTCCTTATGCCTATCGAAGACGTATTCTCTATCTCCGGTCGAGGTACCGTCGTTACAGGACGTATCGAGCGCGGTAAAGTCTGCGTAGGCGACGAGATCGAGATCGTCGGAATCCGTGACACACAAAAGACTACCGTTACAGGTGTCGAAATGTTCCGAAAAGAGATGGAGTGCGGTGAAGCAGGCGACAACTGCGGTGTACTTCTTCGCGGTACCAAAAAAGAGGAAGTTGAGCGCGGTATGGTTCTTTGTAAGCCCGGTTCAATCACTCCTCACACCAAATTCGAAGCGGAAATCTATGTACTTACAAAAGAGGAAGGCGGACGACACACTCCTTTCTTCAACGGATACCGACCGCAGTTCTACGTACGTACAACAGATGTTACCGGAGCTATCACTCTTCCGGAGGGAACAGAGATGGTTATGCCCGGCGACAACGTTAAAATCGAGGCAGAGCTTATCGCTCCTATCGCGATGGAAGAGGGTACACGCTTCGCGATCCGCGAAGGTGGACGTACTGTCGGCGCGGGTGTTGTTTCCAAGATCCTTGCTTAA
- a CDS encoding LSU ribosomal protein L1p: MSKKVSKRVQKLLEKIDTEKTYSIDEATKVVKDLQSAKFDETVELALRLNVDPRHADQMVRGAVVLPNGTGKSVRVAVFAKGAKADEAKEAGADVVGAEDLVEQIQGGNIDFDIVIATPDMMGQVGKIGRILGPKGLMPNPKTGTVTMDVAQAVKNAKGGQVNFRVDKKGNIHAGIGKASFDAEKLAENLRAFVAAINKQKPASAKGRYIKNAALSLTMSPSIKLDTQELMDIKQ, from the coding sequence ATGTCAAAAAAAGTTTCCAAACGGGTACAGAAGCTGCTCGAAAAGATAGATACAGAAAAGACCTACTCTATAGATGAAGCTACAAAAGTAGTCAAAGATCTCCAATCCGCCAAGTTCGATGAAACCGTCGAACTCGCTCTACGCCTCAACGTCGATCCTAGACATGCGGATCAGATGGTGCGCGGCGCCGTGGTTCTTCCCAACGGTACAGGTAAAAGCGTCAGGGTCGCAGTTTTCGCCAAAGGTGCAAAAGCGGATGAGGCGAAAGAGGCCGGTGCCGATGTAGTCGGTGCAGAAGATCTGGTAGAGCAGATCCAGGGCGGTAACATCGATTTCGATATCGTCATTGCAACTCCCGATATGATGGGTCAGGTCGGAAAGATCGGCCGCATACTCGGACCTAAAGGTCTGATGCCCAACCCGAAAACAGGTACCGTGACTATGGACGTAGCCCAGGCGGTCAAAAACGCGAAGGGCGGACAGGTCAATTTCCGTGTCGATAAAAAAGGGAATATACATGCCGGAATCGGCAAAGCCAGCTTCGATGCCGAGAAGCTGGCGGAAAACCTCAGAGCCTTTGTGGCCGCAATCAACAAGCAGAAGCCGGCTTCTGCAAAGGGAAGATATATCAAAAACGCGGCACTCTCTCTGACGATGAGTCCCTCCATCAAGCTCGATACGCAGGAGCTGATGGATATCAAGCAGTAA
- a CDS encoding DNA-directed RNA polymerase beta subunit has translation MLNNLKSGNRLRVDFAKTPQEIEVPDLLQLQHSSYDNFLMINEKDRSDSGIEHVFRSIFPIHDPQNRLTLEYAGSEITKPKYTVRECMERGLTYAVSLKMKVRLVLWERNDKTGEKTGVKDIKEQAIFVRDIPLMTDRTSFIINGVERVVVNQLHRSPGVIFKEEESATGSNKLLYTAQIIPDRGSWLYFEYDAKDILYVRINKRRKIPVTILFRALGYGKQDILKLFYPLMTIRVKENKFLMPFKPENFAGRVEHDVRDEDGNLIIAMGKRLSSKRAKKLVEDGLKWVEYPVDILIERHLAEPIIDQESGEVLLDTLTQLDENKLKKILDSGIKEFVIADDLASGVDRSLINAFNADQESLKLLRQTEQIEDENDLSAIRIYKVMRPGEPVTKDAAKAFVKQLFFDPERYDLTRVGRMKMNHKLGVEVPEYVTVMTDEDIIKTVQYLIRVKNGQGHIDDRDHLGNRRIRAIGELLGNELQTGLIKMQKAIRDKMSTMSGSLDELMPHDLINSKMITNTILEFFTSGQLSQFMDQTNPLSEVTHKRRLSALGEGGLVKERAGFEVRDVHPTHYGRICPIETPEGQNIGLINTLSSYAKVNELGFIEAPYKKIVDGKVSNEIVYMTATQEEGLTIAPASTKLTEDGEIAEDLIEARRDGEILLVDKSEVDYIDLNPLMVVGVAASLIPFLEHDDANRALMGSNMQRQGVPLLISEAPIVGTGVEKLIARDAWVSIKAKRGGIVEKVDSKNIYIMGEDEDGAFIDHYQPQKNMRTNQNTTFSQVPIVKKGERVEAGQVIADGPNMDQGELAIGKNIMVAFMPWNGYNFEDAIVVSEKLIREDTFTSIHIYEKEVEARELKHGVEEITRDIPNVREEDIQHLDESGIVKIGTYIKPGMIMVGKVSPKGEVKPTPEERLLRAIFGEKAGHVVNKSLYCPPSMEGVVVDVKIFTKKGYEKDQRAIRAYEEEKAELDREHHDKLLMLDREEMLRIYSLLGDAVLESDIEIEGKKFKKGEKIGREALESVNRFALNTIAKHFSEDIQNRYAALKNHFQAEKRKLREEHEEKLNILEKDDILPNGVTKLVKVYVTTKRKLKVGDKMAGRHGNKGIVSNIVPEMDMPYLEDGTPVEIILNPLGVPSRMNIGQILEVHLGLVGKRLGEQIQAIFDEKKDDFVKELRAKMTEIADVAKLMNAKEMLGNMSDEELIKYARDWSKGVRFATPVFESVNAEEFAKLFEMAKMDSDGKSVLYDGKTGERMQERVNVGYMYMLKLHHLVDEKMHARSTGPYSLVTQQPVGGKALFGGQRFGEMEVWALEAYGAANVLKEMLTIKSDDVDGRLRAYKALTRGENVPAAGIPETLFVLTKELQALALDVELLDEEEENEETGSN, from the coding sequence ATGCTTAACAATCTTAAATCAGGGAACCGCTTACGTGTTGATTTTGCCAAGACTCCCCAGGAGATAGAAGTCCCCGACCTTTTGCAACTTCAGCACAGCAGTTACGACAACTTTCTGATGATCAATGAAAAAGATCGATCCGACAGCGGAATTGAACATGTTTTCCGATCTATCTTTCCGATCCATGACCCGCAGAACCGACTTACATTAGAATATGCCGGCAGCGAAATAACCAAACCCAAGTACACCGTCAGAGAGTGTATGGAGCGCGGACTTACATATGCCGTGTCGCTCAAGATGAAAGTTAGACTGGTTCTTTGGGAGCGAAATGACAAGACAGGTGAGAAAACCGGTGTCAAGGATATCAAAGAGCAGGCTATATTTGTTCGTGATATCCCGCTGATGACCGATCGTACATCATTTATCATCAACGGAGTAGAGAGGGTTGTCGTAAACCAACTTCACAGAAGCCCGGGTGTAATCTTCAAAGAGGAGGAGTCTGCGACCGGATCCAACAAACTACTTTATACGGCTCAGATAATCCCAGACCGGGGATCTTGGCTCTACTTCGAATATGATGCCAAGGATATTCTCTATGTTCGCATCAACAAAAGAAGAAAGATACCGGTAACCATACTCTTCCGTGCTCTCGGCTACGGAAAACAGGATATTCTCAAACTATTCTACCCGCTGATGACGATACGTGTAAAAGAGAACAAATTCCTGATGCCTTTCAAACCTGAAAACTTCGCCGGCCGCGTAGAGCATGACGTAAGAGATGAAGACGGAAATCTCATTATAGCCATGGGCAAAAGGCTATCGTCGAAGAGGGCAAAGAAACTGGTAGAGGACGGACTGAAGTGGGTGGAGTATCCGGTAGATATTCTGATAGAGAGACACCTTGCCGAGCCCATTATCGACCAGGAGAGCGGCGAAGTGCTACTGGATACGCTGACACAGCTCGACGAGAACAAACTCAAAAAGATCCTAGACAGCGGTATAAAAGAGTTCGTCATAGCCGACGACCTTGCCAGCGGAGTGGACCGCTCGCTCATTAATGCTTTCAATGCCGATCAGGAGAGCCTGAAGCTGCTCAGGCAGACTGAGCAGATAGAAGATGAGAACGATCTCTCCGCCATCAGAATATATAAAGTTATGAGGCCGGGAGAACCTGTTACCAAGGATGCGGCAAAAGCCTTCGTCAAACAGCTCTTTTTCGATCCGGAGAGATACGACCTGACACGTGTCGGCCGAATGAAGATGAACCACAAGCTTGGCGTTGAAGTTCCCGAGTATGTTACGGTTATGACCGATGAGGATATTATCAAGACAGTTCAGTACCTAATCCGCGTGAAGAACGGCCAGGGGCATATAGATGACCGTGACCACCTTGGAAACAGAAGAATCCGTGCGATCGGTGAACTTCTCGGAAACGAGCTTCAGACGGGCCTGATCAAGATGCAGAAGGCTATCCGTGACAAGATGAGCACGATGAGCGGAAGCCTCGACGAGCTTATGCCGCACGATCTTATCAACTCCAAGATGATAACTAACACGATACTGGAGTTCTTTACGAGCGGACAGCTCAGCCAGTTCATGGACCAGACGAACCCGCTTTCTGAAGTTACCCACAAAAGACGACTTTCGGCTCTAGGAGAGGGTGGACTCGTAAAGGAGAGGGCAGGATTCGAAGTGCGAGACGTCCACCCGACCCACTACGGACGTATATGTCCGATCGAGACGCCGGAAGGTCAGAATATCGGGCTCATCAACACCCTCTCTTCATATGCGAAGGTCAACGAGCTTGGATTCATAGAGGCACCGTACAAAAAGATCGTCGACGGCAAAGTGAGCAACGAGATTGTCTATATGACTGCCACGCAGGAAGAGGGACTCACTATCGCCCCGGCCAGCACGAAACTCACCGAAGACGGTGAGATAGCTGAAGATCTTATTGAGGCGAGAAGAGACGGTGAGATTCTTCTTGTCGACAAGAGCGAAGTCGACTATATAGACCTCAATCCGTTGATGGTTGTGGGTGTGGCCGCCAGCCTTATTCCCTTCCTCGAGCACGATGACGCAAACCGCGCCCTGATGGGGTCGAACATGCAGCGCCAGGGTGTTCCGCTTCTGATATCGGAAGCTCCTATCGTAGGTACCGGAGTAGAGAAGCTGATTGCCCGGGACGCATGGGTAAGCATCAAGGCGAAAAGAGGGGGTATCGTAGAGAAGGTAGACTCCAAAAACATCTACATAATGGGTGAAGATGAGGATGGAGCCTTCATAGACCACTACCAGCCGCAGAAGAATATGCGAACCAACCAGAATACCACCTTTTCGCAGGTTCCGATTGTGAAAAAAGGCGAGAGGGTGGAAGCGGGCCAGGTGATTGCCGACGGGCCGAACATGGATCAGGGTGAACTTGCAATAGGCAAGAACATCATGGTCGCATTCATGCCCTGGAACGGGTACAACTTCGAGGATGCGATCGTAGTAAGCGAGAAGCTGATAAGGGAAGACACTTTCACCTCTATCCATATTTATGAAAAAGAGGTCGAAGCGAGAGAGCTCAAACACGGTGTGGAAGAGATTACCCGCGATATTCCCAACGTTCGCGAAGAGGATATACAGCATCTCGACGAGAGCGGAATCGTAAAGATCGGTACATATATAAAACCGGGAATGATTATGGTCGGCAAGGTCTCTCCGAAAGGGGAGGTGAAGCCGACACCGGAAGAGAGGCTGCTGCGTGCGATATTCGGTGAAAAGGCCGGTCACGTTGTAAACAAGTCGCTCTACTGCCCGCCTTCCATGGAGGGTGTCGTAGTCGATGTCAAGATCTTCACCAAGAAGGGCTACGAGAAAGATCAGCGTGCGATACGTGCATATGAAGAGGAGAAGGCGGAGCTTGATCGCGAGCACCACGACAAACTGCTGATGCTCGACCGCGAAGAGATGCTGAGAATCTACTCCCTGCTTGGAGACGCGGTACTCGAATCCGATATCGAAATAGAGGGTAAAAAGTTCAAGAAGGGTGAGAAGATCGGCAGAGAGGCTCTCGAGAGTGTCAACCGCTTCGCTCTCAACACGATCGCCAAACACTTCAGCGAAGATATCCAGAACAGATATGCCGCGCTGAAGAACCACTTCCAGGCCGAAAAGAGGAAGCTGCGCGAAGAGCACGAAGAGAAGCTGAACATTCTTGAGAAAGATGACATTCTTCCCAACGGCGTGACGAAACTGGTTAAGGTCTATGTAACCACCAAGCGGAAACTGAAGGTTGGTGACAAGATGGCTGGACGTCACGGAAACAAGGGTATCGTCTCGAACATAGTTCCCGAGATGGATATGCCGTATCTCGAAGACGGTACCCCTGTTGAGATAATTCTCAACCCGCTGGGCGTCCCTTCGCGTATGAACATCGGACAGATTCTGGAGGTGCACCTCGGACTGGTGGGCAAGCGTCTCGGTGAGCAGATACAGGCTATATTCGACGAGAAGAAGGATGACTTCGTCAAAGAGCTGAGAGCCAAAATGACGGAGATTGCCGATGTCGCGAAACTGATGAACGCGAAAGAGATGCTGGGCAATATGAGCGACGAAGAGTTGATAAAATATGCCAGAGACTGGTCCAAAGGGGTCCGCTTCGCTACTCCGGTCTTCGAGAGTGTCAATGCGGAGGAGTTCGCCAAGCTCTTTGAAATGGCGAAAATGGATTCGGACGGAAAATCTGTCCTTTACGACGGCAAAACAGGTGAGCGGATGCAGGAGAGGGTCAATGTCGGCTACATGTACATGCTCAAACTGCACCACCTTGTAGATGAGAAGATGCACGCACGTTCTACCGGACCTTACAGCCTCGTCACACAGCAGCCGGTAGGTGGTAAGGCTCTCTTCGGTGGACAGCGTTTCGGAGAGATGGAGGTGTGGGCTCTGGAGGCTTACGGTGCCGCAAATGTACTGAAAGAGATGCTCACTATCAAGTCGGATGACGTGGACGGGCGTCTGCGTGCGTACAAAGCGCTTACAAGAGGTGAAAATGTCCCAGCTGCCGGAATACCGGAGACCCTGTTCGTTCTTACGAAAGAACTGCAGGCACTCGCACTAGATGTAGAGCTTTTAGATGAGGAAGAAGAGAATGAAGAAACTGGTTCCAATTGA